The Impatiens glandulifera chromosome 8, dImpGla2.1, whole genome shotgun sequence genome includes a window with the following:
- the LOC124912960 gene encoding expansin-B15-like, whose translation MFSVSASPTIATWYGPANGAGTDGGACGYGNTVESNYGKFVTAVGNGLFKGGQECGACYQVQCSSHPACSKKPIKVVVSDQCPECNPDQFDLSGTAFGALATNGKAAELRIAGKIQINYQRVPCQYGQKIKFVVDKGSNPNYIAVNIEEEGGDGDLSKVEIKQGSGEFRVAHQIFGATWGINSLVPGPLSIRLTTSSGRSVIANNVIPVGWHPGATYSSSVQF comes from the exons ATGTTTAGTGTATCTGCATCACCTACTATAGCCACATGGTATGGACCTGCCAATGGTGCTGGTACTGATg gcGGAGCATGTGGATATGGTAATACTGTCGAGTCAAATTATGGAAAATTTGTAACCGCAGTCGGTAATGGATTATTTAAAGGTGGCCAAGAATGTGGTGCTTGTTATCag gtGCAATGTTCGTCACACCCAGCATGTTCAAAAAAACCGATAAAGGTAGTTGTTTCCGATCAATGTCCAGAATGTAATCCTGATCAATTTGATCTGAGTGGCACCGCATTTGGTGCCTTAGCAACTAATGGGAAGGCTGCTGAACTCCGTATTGCTGGGAAGATCCAGATAAATTACcaacg GGTTCCGTGTCAATATGggcaaaaaataaaatttgtagtCGATAAAGGTTCGAACCCAAATTATATAGCCGTAAATATAGAGGAAGAAGGTGGAGATGGCGACCTCAGTAAAGTAGAGATTAAACAAGGATCGGGCGAGTTTCGAGTTGCACATCAGATATTCGGGGCTACATGGGGTATCAACTCCTTGGTACCGGGTCCTTTATCTATTCGTCTCACCACAAGCAGTGGACGATCTGTCATAGCTAATAACGTTATACCAGTTGGTTGGCACCCTGGTGCAACTTATTCTTCCTCCGttcaattttaa